CCCAGAGGCGGCGACCATCGCCAACTACGCCGCCGGCCTGGTGTGCGAAGAGGTGGGCGTGGTTCCTGTGGACAGGGAGCGGCTCTTGCAGATGCTCATCGACGACCAGAAATGAGCGAACAAGTCAGAGGGTGGCCTGTGACCACGCGGATCGAAATCGCGCTTCGACCTGAGTTCTTAGATACCGCGGCTGCGGCGGTGAGTTCCGGACTCCAGGACCTGGGTCTGGCCGCAGCAAAGTGCCAACATGCCGTGCAAGTCTACTACCTGCAAGGTGCGCTCAGCACGCCAGAAAAGGAACGCATCGCCAGCGAGTTGCTCGCCGACATGGTGACCCAAGTGTACGCCGTGGATGGTGACGTGCTCCCGCCGCCCGGCGCGGACGAGTGGGACGTCGAGATTACCTACAACCCTGGGGTCATGGATCCTGTGGAAGAAAGCGCCATGAAGGGGATCCGGGACCTGGGGATCCATTCTGTCACCGCCGTGAAGACGGCCCGCAGGTACCGGCTGGTGGGCCACCTCAGCGAGACGCAGAAGCAACTCATCGTGGACAAGCTGTTGGCGAACAAGGTGGTCGAGCACGTGGTGCGGCCAGGGGAGCAAATCTTCCACGGCACCATTGAGTATGCCTTCAAACTGGTGGAGGTTGACCTCCTTGAGGCCGACGACGCCCGGCTGCGGGAGATTAGCAAAGAGCGCAGCCTGTTCCTCAACCTGGAGGAGATGCGGGCCATACAGTCGTACTACCGCGGCTTGGGAAGAAATCCCACCGATTTGGAGTTGGAAACGCTTGCCCAGACCTGGTCGGAACACTGCAGCCACAAGACCTTGCGCGGCCTCATCCGATACGACGGCACCACCATCGACAATCTCCTCAAGCAGACCGTTATGCGGGTCACTCGCGAACTGGCGCTGCCGTGGTGCGTGTCGGTGTTCGTGGACAACTCCGGCGTCATCGAGTTCGATGATGAGTATGACGTCTGCTTCAAGGTGGAAACGCACAATCACCCGTCTGCAGTGGAACCTTACGGCGGCGCCAATACCGGCATCGGCGGCGTGATCCGTGACCCGCTCGGCACCGGTCTCGGGGCCAAGCCAATTGTCAACACTGATGTTTTCTGCTTCGGCCCGCCAGATTTCCCGCTGGAGCGACTGCCCAAGGGTGTGCTTCACCCAAAGCGCATCATGAAAGGCGTGGTAGCGGGGGTGCGCGACTATGGGAATCGCATGGGTATCCCCACGGTGAACGGCGCGGTGCTGTTCGATGAGCGCTACCTCGGCAACCCCCTTGTCTACTGCGGCACGATTGGCCTCTTGCCCAAAGGGATGCATCGCAAGGAGAGTGTGCCTGGCGACTATATCGTGGTCGTGGGTGGACGGACGGGGCGCGACGGCATCCATGGCGCCACGTGTTCATCTGGTGAGCTGACGGTGGAGTCCGAAGTGGAATGGGGCGGGGCCGTACAGATCGGTAATGCTATTACCGAGAAGAAGGTGGTCGACACTCTCCTCCAGGCGCGCGACCGGCGGCTGTACCGGGCCATTACCGATTGCGGTGCCGGGGGACTCTCCTCCGCCGTCGGTGAGTTGGCGCGCGAGACGGGCGCGGTGGTGGATTTGGAAAAGGTGCCGCTCAAGTACCAGGGGCTCAGCTACACGGAAATCTGGATTTCCGAGGCCCAGGAGCGGATGGTGATCTTTGTGCCTCCCGAAAAGTTGCAAGAAGCGCTCGCCCTGTTTGCCAGCGAAGACGTGGAAGCAACCGTGATCGGCCAGTTGACCTCCGACCGCCAGCTTGTGGTGCGCTATCAAGGGCACGTGGTGGGTCGCTTGGACATGGAGTTCCTGCACGAGGGGTTGCCCCGATTGGTGCGGGAGGCTCATTGGCAAGCGCCGACCTGGGAGGAACCAACCTTCGAAGACCCGCATGACCTTACCCCTTATTTGCACCAAATCCTCGGTTCCTGGAACGTGTGCAGCAAGGAGTGGGTGGTGCGGCAGTACGACCACGAGGTGCAAGGGGGCAGCGCCCTCAAGCCGCTCGTTGGGGCGGATAACGACGGTCCAGGAGATGCCAGCATTGTGCGGCCGCGGTATGATTCTTACCGTGCGATTGTCGTGGCCAACGGGATCAACCCCAAATACGGTCAGATCGACCCCTACTGGATGGCGGCCGCTGCCATAGACGAGGCCCTGCGCAACGTGGTGGCAGTGGGCGGCCAGGTATCGCGCACCGCACTGCTCGATAACTTCTGCTGGGGGAATCCGGACAAGCCCGACCGATTGGGAGGGCTGGTGCGCGCCGCCCAGGCCTGCTACGACATCGCCAAGGCTTATGGCACACCCTTCATCTCGGGCAAGGATAGCCTGAACAACGAGTACACCACCGAGCAGGGGGAGACCATCGCCATTCCGCCGACCTTGCTCATCTCGGCCATCAGCATCATGCCGGACTGCCGGAAAGCGGTCTCTATGGACCTGAAGCGTGCCGGCGACCTCCTGTACGTCCTGGGTATGACGCGGGATGAACTCGGGGGCAGCCACTACTACGCGGTGCGTGGTTTCGTGGGCAACGGCGTGCCTAAGGTATACCCGGGCGAGGCGCTGCGCCTGTTTGCCGCCCTGTCCGAGGCCATACAACGCGGGTTGGTGCGGGCCTGCCACGACTGCTCCGAGGGCGGACTCGGCGTAGCCCTGGCGGAGATGGCCTTTAGCGGGAATCTCGGCGCGACCGTAGAGCTCTCCGAGGTGCCTCACGCCCTTTCTGCAGTGAGAAACGACACCTTGCTTTTTTCCGAATCGTGCAGCCGCTTTGTAGTCGAGGTGTCGCCCGATGCGGCGAAAGCTTTCGAGGAGCTCATGCGCGGCCTGCCCTGTGCCCCTCTCGGGCGGGTGCAGAACAGCCGGCAGTTTGTGGTCAAAGGGATTTCAGGAGAGGTGGTAGTCGACGCGCCCATCGCCGAGCTCAAAGAGAGCTGGCAAGCGCCGCTGCGCTGGTAGGGCAGAGGCCCCGGGAAATCGCAGGGCATGCCAAGGGGAGCCTGTGACACATAGGTGCGTGGTGAACCCGCACGTCGAAGGGACAAGACAGGATGCCGAGGATGAAAAGGGTCAAAGTTCTGGTGCTCCGTGCGGCAGGTTCCAACTGCGATCAAGAGACGGCATTCGCTTTCCGCGCCGTGGGTGCGACAGCTGACCTGGTGCACGTCAATCGCGTGGTGAGCGGGCAACTCAGTCTGCATGACTACCACATCTTAGCCATTCCGGGGGGGTTCACTTACGGCGACGACGTGTCGGCAGGCAAGATCCTGGCCAACGAGCTGAAGTACAAGCTCGGCCAGGCCTTGGTGCAGTTCCACCGGCAAGGCAAACTCATCATCGGCATTTGCAATGGCTTTCAGGTGCTGGCCAAGGCCGGGCTTTTGCCCGAGGTGGACCTGGGCGCTCCTCAGCGGGTCACGCTGGCCAACAATGACTCTGGCAAGTTTGAAGATCGCTGGGTCTACTTGCGCGTGAACCCCGGTCCGTGCGTGTTCACGGCCGATGGGCCGGAGCGCATCTACCTGCCCGTTGCGCACGCGGAAGGCAAGTTCGTGGCTGCCTCAGAAGAAGTGCTCCACCGCCTACAGAGAAACGGCCAGGTGGTGCTGCAATACGTTCACCCCGAGGGCGGGCCGTGCACCTACCCCTGGAACCCCAATGGATCGGTGGCGGACATTGCGGGCATCTGCGACTCCTCGGGACGGGTTTTCGGGCTCATGCCTCACCCTGAGCGGCACTTCGATCCCACGCATCACCCTCGCTGGACAAGAGAAGGGCTGAAGCCAGAGGGAGACGGCGTTTTCATCTTTCGCAACGCGGTGACTTACGTCGCGAGCAAATTGCTTTGAGTCAGACAGCCGGGAGGACGGTTCCATGGAGGCAGTCGTTAAGGGTCTGCGGCATCGTGCGCTGGTTTTCGGGGCGGTGTTTGTGCTCTTGCTCGTCTTGGCTTGTGGCCAGCAGACGCAGTCGTTCCGCTTTGTGTTCATGACTGACATCCACGTGCAGCCTGAGCAGCGAGGGGCAGAGGGCTTCCGCGCCGCCATCCAGGCAGTGAATGCCCTGCGGCCCAAGCCGGCCTTCGTCATCACCGGCGGCGACTTGATCATGGACGCGCTTGAGCAGGGCTACGGCCGCGCCGATTCTCTCTACGCGCTCTACCTTGCCCTGGTCAAAGAATTCCAGATGCCCGTGTACAACTGCATTGGCAATCACGAGGTGTTCGGCCTGTACAAGAGCAGTGGCGTCGACCCCAGTCACCCCGAATTTGGCAAAGAGATGTTCAAGAAGCGCATCGGAGAAGGGCGTACCTACCGCTCCTTCGACCACGCGGGGTGGCATTTTGTTCTGCTGGATGCCATTGGGTTCACTCCCGAGCGCACCTACTACGGCTACGTCGATTCACTCCAGCTGGCCTGGTTGGCCAGCGACCTGGCACAGGTGAAGAAGGGCACGCCGGTCGTGTTGGTCATGCATATTCCGCTGTTCTCGGTGGCGGAACAGTTCGCCCACGGCCCGCTGGCTGCACTGGATCGTGCCCTGGCCGTGACCAATGCCCTCGACGTCCTGCGTACCTGTGCGGACCACTATGTGCCCTTGGTCCTGCAGGGACACATGCATGACGTGGAGGAGATCGTGGTAAGGGGAACCCACTTTGTCACCGGTGGCGCGGTGTCTGGCGCATGGTGGGCGGGACCATACCGCGGCTTCCCCGAGGGATTTGTGGTGGTGGACGTGAAAGGGAAACACTTCCGCTGGCAGTACCAGACCTATGGCTGGCAGGCTGGTGCCAAATAGGCTTGTCTGCGTAATGGCTGCGCACAAAGAATGGAGGGCCGGGCGATGAGCTGGTTGCGAAGGTGTCTCGCGCTGTGTCTGACTGGTGGTCTGATTATCGCCTCCGGGTACGGTCAAGAGACGACCACCACCACTGAACAACTTCCCACCTTGTACTCCGACCTGGCCGCGATCTACTACTACGGCAACGGGGTGACGCGCATCCACACCTGGATCAACAACGGTGGCACGGGGTTCTCCTACTCTGGTTCCAACGGGTGGTTCAGCACCAATAAAGGAGGGTACGAGGCCGACCGGCTAGTGAAGATGGCCTGCGGCGATTTTGACGGCAATGGCCTGGATGACCTTGCCGGTTTCTACTACTACGGAAACGGCAAGACCGCCATCCACGTCTGGCTGAACAATGGCTTGAACCGCTTCGAGTACAAGACCTCGGCGGGTTGGTGGCGTGAGGAGGCGGGCTACGATGCCACTAAGCTCGTCGGGGTCGCCGCCGGCGACTACAACGGCGACGGGTTTGATGACCTGTGTGGTTTCTATAACTACGGCGGCGGCAAGGTGCACATTCACGTCTGGCTGAGCGACGGGGTGTCGGCTTTCAAATACCAGGGTTCGGACGGCTGGTGGAAGGTGAATGCCGGCTATGAGGCGGAGGGCATCAAACATGTCCTCGGTGGGGAGTTCGCCCGGTGACCGGGAGGTCCGTGATGGATAGTAAGTCGTTTCGCCGCCACGCGGTGGGAGTGCTGGCGGGGATGGTAGCGTGGGGTGCCCTTGCCATAGCTGTCAAGGCGCAGCCTGCGGAGGAATTTGAAGCACGTCGTGAGGCTGTGCGAAGGCTCCTGTCGCCCCGGGGCGTGGCGGTGTTCAAGGCGGCGCAGCGCTCTGGGGAAAGCTATGGCTGTCCATTCCGCCAGGAGAGCAATTTCTATTACCTCACCGGCATCGACCAGCCGGGTGCAGTGCTGATACTGAGCAAGCGTGGGCTGCCCATTGCGGGTCAAGAGCGACCTGTTAAGGAGGTCGTTTTCCTGGAAAGGATGGCTGGTGGGGGAGAGCTCACCGCAGAGCAGGCCACGAGCAGACTGCTCATCGATGTGGCGCGCCCGCTGCATGACTTTTACGGTGCCTTTGCCGAAGCGTTGACGCGTGCCGACACGCTCTACTTTAAGGCTCCGCGCCTGCGCTTGGAAGAGCCGATTACCAAGGAGCTGGAGTTGATCGAGGCGGCCCGGCTGCGCCAGTACCCGGTCGTGGTCAGCAATCCTGCAAGCCTGCTGGCCGGGCTCCGGGTCATCAAGAGCCAGGCAGAGGTGGAGCTCATTCGCAAAGCGGCCCAGCTCACCTGTGCCGCCCAGGTGGAGGCCATAAAGTCGGTGGAGCCCGGCATGTGGGAGTACGAGGTCGCTGCGTTGGTGGAATACGTGTTCCGCCGCGGGGACGGCGATGGTTCGGCCTTCGCCCCAATTATCGGCTCGGGACCCAATTCTTGCCGTATCCATTACAGCGAGAACAAGCGGCAGATGGAGGCGGGGGACCTGCTCGTCGTGGACATTGGAGCCTCGTACCGGCACTACTGCGCGGACCTCACGCGCACCATGCCAGTGAGCGGCACCTTCTCTGAGCGACAACGCGCTGTTTACGAACTGGTCCTGAAGGCCCAGACGGAGGCCATCGCACTGGTCAAGCCAGGGGTCAAGATTTCCGAGGTCCACGACAAGGCGGCACAGGTCATCGGGCAGGGGCTTGTGCAGCTGGGGCTCATCAGCCGTCCTGGCGAGTATGCCAAGTACTTCGTGCACGGCACCAGCCATCAGCTTGGCCTGGACGTCCACGACGTCGGCGAGGTGACGGTGCTGCAACCCGGAATGGTCATTACCGTCGAGCCGGGCATCTACATCCCCGAGGAGAACCTGGGAGTGCGCATTGAGGACGATGTCCTTGTCACTGCGCAGGGTCACGAGGTGCTTTCATCTGCTGCACCCAAGACCGTTGCCGAAATAGAGGCCCTGATGCGCGAGGTGGGCATAGGGAACATGAAGTGAGAAGCATAGGGAGGGCGCCTGCTTTTTTGCGCTGCCAGGCGAGGCCGGACGCAGGGGACTTGGGGGGAAGCGCTGCGGGTGCACGGCAGCGCGGCTAGGCGGTAGAGGGGGACCGCAGGGCCTCGTCCACCGACTCGAAGGTCGGGATGACTCGACTTAGCTTGGTGATGCTCATGTAGTGGCGGACACGCTCGCTGAGGCATGCCAGGCGAAGCTCAGCGCCATGGTCTTGCAGCGTCAGGAAGCACTTGATGAGCGCACCGATGGCCGTGCTGTTTGCCCAACGCACGCGGCTCAAATCCAGAACGACCCTGCGGTAGCCGGCGCGGTCCAGCTTCTCCACCTCCTGGCAAAGGGTGGCGGTCTCCGGTCCTCCCATGAGCTTCCCCTCGGGCGTAATAAGCGCGACTTTTTCCTCAAGAACATTGACCATGATCATCGTCCCATCCAAGATGGTTGTTGGGCAACAGGGCACATGCTGGAGCCACTCTTGTGCAAAGTGTTCACCGGCTTAGACCAGTTGAGGCGCGAAAAAGTTGCACTCGACTAAGAAGACGCGCCGGTGCTGGGGAATGTTACTCCTGAGCAGCGTTGCAAGAAGCAGCGACCAGGGGGAATGGCGGACATTCCGGAGCTCCGCCGGCAGGAAGCCAGAGACAGGCACTGTCGCCACGGCGAGGGATCGGTGGGCCGGCCATGACGGCACCGCTGCGAAAGAGGAGGGAGTACCGACTGCATCTGCCTCAGTGTTCGTCAGAATCTGGCCACAAGTAGAACCTCGTGCTCACATCCAGGAGGGAAGGATGCGGACAGTCAAGATACCCGTGCTGTCAAATCGGCCACTGGCGATAGCGTTCGTTCAGTGCGCAGTGGTTGCTGCGCTCCTGATGCTGTTCTGCCTGCCACCTCTTCAGGCGGCGAGCAAGAGGTACGACATCCTGGGCGTGTGGGTGAACGCCTATCTCCATGAGGACGGAAGCATGGATGTGGTTGAACAGCGTCAGTATCGGTTTGTGGGCAACTTCACCTGGGCGAGCTACGAGTTGCCGCTGGCCGGGACCGGGGGCGTTCGCGATGTTCGTGTCAGCGAAGGCGACACGGAATACCGCTTGGATGACTCGCAGGAACCTGGCACCTACAACATCGAGGAGAGCCCTGAAAGGTTGGGCGTGCGCTGGTACTACCGCGCACGCAACCAGGTGCGCACCTTCACGCTGCGGTTTCGCTTGTTGGACGTGGTGCGCCGCCACCAAGACGTCGCTGTGTTGTACTACAAGTTCGTGGGGAGTGGCTGGGATAGGCCAAGTGGCTCGGTGACCGTGCGCATTGTGCCCCCTCAAGCACTTGCGACAGGCCAAGTGCGCGCCTGGGCGCATGGTCCCCTCTGGGGGAATGTCGTCATTCGCGACGACGGGACCATCTTAGCCGACGTGGCGCAGCTCCCCAAACGGCGCTTCTGGGAAGTGCGGGCTCTGTATCCTGCGCAGGTCTTTGCCGCCGCGCCTGTGCTGCCGGACTCCGTCGAGGCCATTATCATGCAGGAAGAGGCTGCATGGGCCGAGCGTGCCAATCTCGAGCGGCAAGAGGCCTTAGCACGTGAGGCCAGCAAGAAGGCGCGAAAGGAGCACGGCCGGTGGTTGGTGGCACTGCTCAGCGTCGGTGGGCTGCTCAGCTGGTGGAACATTTACCGCGTCTACGGCCGACGGCATCAGGTGCCTCGGCAGCCGGCCTTGTCGGGCGCACCCCCGGCGGATACACCACCCGCCTTGGTTAGCTACCTGGTCTTCAACCGCACCGTGAGCGCCAACGCTTTGGTGGCCACGTTGCTGGACCTGGCGCGGCGGGGGCTCATCAAGATCGTGGAGGAAGAGCCGGCAGCCGACAAGCGCGGCCGCGTCACCAAGAAGCCTGAATATGTGCTTGAGCTGGACAGGGAGCGCGCACGACGCGATGCTGATGAGGGTCGTCTGCTGACCTACGAGCGAAGTCTGCTGGCGTACCTTTTCGGACCTCTGTCCGACGGGGCAACCCGCCTCAGCCTTGGCGAGCTGCAGAGGCACAGAAGCGCGACAGCCTCCTTCTTTTCCCAGTGGTGCAAGGAGGTGGCAACCGAGGCCAAGGCGCGCAATTTTTACGACCAGGAGAGCCTGCGCGCCATGAACCGCTCGTTGCTCCTTTCTGGCCTGCTGCTTCTGTTGACCGTGGCAGCCGGTTTCCTGGTGGAGGAGTGGGCTTTGCTCTTGGCTGCGGTTACGCTCTGCGTGTTTGTCCTCTCCTTTCTCGTGCCTCGCCGCACTCCTGAGGCAGAGGTCGAAGCCAGGCAATGGAAGGCCCTGGCCAGGTACATGGCCAAATTCGGAACGAGGGACGCGCAATTCACGGAGTATCCGTCTGAGGTTGACAAACTGCTGGTGTACGGTACTGCCCTGGGCGTCCGTTCCAAAGCGATGGAGGCGTTTTTGGGGCAGATGCCGGAAGAGCAGCTGGCCACCTTTTCCTGGTATGTGGGGGGCGTTGGTGCACGCCCGGGCGGCGGGATTTCTGAGGCGCTGAGTTCCATGGTTTCGGCAGTAACCAGCAGCGTCAGTTCGGCCACCGGCGCTGGTGGTGGGGCCAGCGCCGGTGGTGGCGGTGGTGCTGGCGGTTCTGGCGGAGGTGCCGGCTAAACCCAA
This portion of the Calditrichota bacterium genome encodes:
- the purL gene encoding phosphoribosylformylglycinamidine synthase subunit PurL — its product is MSEQVRGWPVTTRIEIALRPEFLDTAAAAVSSGLQDLGLAAAKCQHAVQVYYLQGALSTPEKERIASELLADMVTQVYAVDGDVLPPPGADEWDVEITYNPGVMDPVEESAMKGIRDLGIHSVTAVKTARRYRLVGHLSETQKQLIVDKLLANKVVEHVVRPGEQIFHGTIEYAFKLVEVDLLEADDARLREISKERSLFLNLEEMRAIQSYYRGLGRNPTDLELETLAQTWSEHCSHKTLRGLIRYDGTTIDNLLKQTVMRVTRELALPWCVSVFVDNSGVIEFDDEYDVCFKVETHNHPSAVEPYGGANTGIGGVIRDPLGTGLGAKPIVNTDVFCFGPPDFPLERLPKGVLHPKRIMKGVVAGVRDYGNRMGIPTVNGAVLFDERYLGNPLVYCGTIGLLPKGMHRKESVPGDYIVVVGGRTGRDGIHGATCSSGELTVESEVEWGGAVQIGNAITEKKVVDTLLQARDRRLYRAITDCGAGGLSSAVGELARETGAVVDLEKVPLKYQGLSYTEIWISEAQERMVIFVPPEKLQEALALFASEDVEATVIGQLTSDRQLVVRYQGHVVGRLDMEFLHEGLPRLVREAHWQAPTWEEPTFEDPHDLTPYLHQILGSWNVCSKEWVVRQYDHEVQGGSALKPLVGADNDGPGDASIVRPRYDSYRAIVVANGINPKYGQIDPYWMAAAAIDEALRNVVAVGGQVSRTALLDNFCWGNPDKPDRLGGLVRAAQACYDIAKAYGTPFISGKDSLNNEYTTEQGETIAIPPTLLISAISIMPDCRKAVSMDLKRAGDLLYVLGMTRDELGGSHYYAVRGFVGNGVPKVYPGEALRLFAALSEAIQRGLVRACHDCSEGGLGVALAEMAFSGNLGATVELSEVPHALSAVRNDTLLFSESCSRFVVEVSPDAAKAFEELMRGLPCAPLGRVQNSRQFVVKGISGEVVVDAPIAELKESWQAPLRW
- the purQ gene encoding phosphoribosylformylglycinamidine synthase I translates to MKRVKVLVLRAAGSNCDQETAFAFRAVGATADLVHVNRVVSGQLSLHDYHILAIPGGFTYGDDVSAGKILANELKYKLGQALVQFHRQGKLIIGICNGFQVLAKAGLLPEVDLGAPQRVTLANNDSGKFEDRWVYLRVNPGPCVFTADGPERIYLPVAHAEGKFVAASEEVLHRLQRNGQVVLQYVHPEGGPCTYPWNPNGSVADIAGICDSSGRVFGLMPHPERHFDPTHHPRWTREGLKPEGDGVFIFRNAVTYVASKLL
- a CDS encoding metallophosphoesterase; translation: MEAVVKGLRHRALVFGAVFVLLLVLACGQQTQSFRFVFMTDIHVQPEQRGAEGFRAAIQAVNALRPKPAFVITGGDLIMDALEQGYGRADSLYALYLALVKEFQMPVYNCIGNHEVFGLYKSSGVDPSHPEFGKEMFKKRIGEGRTYRSFDHAGWHFVLLDAIGFTPERTYYGYVDSLQLAWLASDLAQVKKGTPVVLVMHIPLFSVAEQFAHGPLAALDRALAVTNALDVLRTCADHYVPLVLQGHMHDVEEIVVRGTHFVTGGAVSGAWWAGPYRGFPEGFVVVDVKGKHFRWQYQTYGWQAGAK
- a CDS encoding VCBS repeat-containing protein; its protein translation is MSWLRRCLALCLTGGLIIASGYGQETTTTTEQLPTLYSDLAAIYYYGNGVTRIHTWINNGGTGFSYSGSNGWFSTNKGGYEADRLVKMACGDFDGNGLDDLAGFYYYGNGKTAIHVWLNNGLNRFEYKTSAGWWREEAGYDATKLVGVAAGDYNGDGFDDLCGFYNYGGGKVHIHVWLSDGVSAFKYQGSDGWWKVNAGYEAEGIKHVLGGEFAR
- a CDS encoding aminopeptidase P family protein codes for the protein MDSKSFRRHAVGVLAGMVAWGALAIAVKAQPAEEFEARREAVRRLLSPRGVAVFKAAQRSGESYGCPFRQESNFYYLTGIDQPGAVLILSKRGLPIAGQERPVKEVVFLERMAGGGELTAEQATSRLLIDVARPLHDFYGAFAEALTRADTLYFKAPRLRLEEPITKELELIEAARLRQYPVVVSNPASLLAGLRVIKSQAEVELIRKAAQLTCAAQVEAIKSVEPGMWEYEVAALVEYVFRRGDGDGSAFAPIIGSGPNSCRIHYSENKRQMEAGDLLVVDIGASYRHYCADLTRTMPVSGTFSERQRAVYELVLKAQTEAIALVKPGVKISEVHDKAAQVIGQGLVQLGLISRPGEYAKYFVHGTSHQLGLDVHDVGEVTVLQPGMVITVEPGIYIPEENLGVRIEDDVLVTAQGHEVLSSAAPKTVAEIEALMREVGIGNMK
- a CDS encoding STAS domain-containing protein — its product is MIMVNVLEEKVALITPEGKLMGGPETATLCQEVEKLDRAGYRRVVLDLSRVRWANSTAIGALIKCFLTLQDHGAELRLACLSERVRHYMSITKLSRVIPTFESVDEALRSPSTA
- a CDS encoding DUF2207 domain-containing protein, whose product is MRTVKIPVLSNRPLAIAFVQCAVVAALLMLFCLPPLQAASKRYDILGVWVNAYLHEDGSMDVVEQRQYRFVGNFTWASYELPLAGTGGVRDVRVSEGDTEYRLDDSQEPGTYNIEESPERLGVRWYYRARNQVRTFTLRFRLLDVVRRHQDVAVLYYKFVGSGWDRPSGSVTVRIVPPQALATGQVRAWAHGPLWGNVVIRDDGTILADVAQLPKRRFWEVRALYPAQVFAAAPVLPDSVEAIIMQEEAAWAERANLERQEALAREASKKARKEHGRWLVALLSVGGLLSWWNIYRVYGRRHQVPRQPALSGAPPADTPPALVSYLVFNRTVSANALVATLLDLARRGLIKIVEEEPAADKRGRVTKKPEYVLELDRERARRDADEGRLLTYERSLLAYLFGPLSDGATRLSLGELQRHRSATASFFSQWCKEVATEAKARNFYDQESLRAMNRSLLLSGLLLLLTVAAGFLVEEWALLLAAVTLCVFVLSFLVPRRTPEAEVEARQWKALARYMAKFGTRDAQFTEYPSEVDKLLVYGTALGVRSKAMEAFLGQMPEEQLATFSWYVGGVGARPGGGISEALSSMVSAVTSSVSSATGAGGGASAGGGGGAGGSGGGAG